The following DNA comes from Tunturibacter psychrotolerans.
AGTTACACCCTCGTCACATTTGGAACCCATACTGCACTCGTAAGCAGCCTGAGAACCTGGGGGTGACCCGATGAGCCAGTCGAGTGTTTCGTACCTGTGGCGGGAACCGGAGGCGGCGAAGGGGTTTGAAACCGGGGTCTCGCTGCATAGTCACACGAACCAGTCAAAAGAGACGTTGGATTTCATCTCGGAGATGTCCAAGGACTGGAGCGTGCTGCAGCCGGTGATGCGGTGGGCAGAACGACGGTGCAAGCGGCGGCAGAGCATTGACCTGAACTATGCCCGAGGCTACTGGACTCCTCCGCTGACACCAAGTCTCGCGTTTGACCTGGAGCGGCGGCAGATCGAAGAGAAGCTGCAGATGCAGGCTCTTGTTTCGATCACCGATCACGATGACATCAATGCGCCGATGCTGCTGCGATCGGTGCCTTCGTCACGGCATATTCCGGTGTCGGTTGAGTGGACGGTGCCTTTTGGCAACACGGCGTTTCATATCGGCGTTCACAATCTGCCAAGCGCGACGGGCGCGGCATGGATGGAGCGTCTCGCTGCGTTTACTGCGCTTCCGGTGGCGACTCGTGAGCCTGAGCTGCTGCGGGAAGTTCTGGCTGAACTTGATGAGATTCCGGGCGTCCTTGTGATTTTCAATCATCCGCTGTGGGACCTTTATCGGGTGGGCAAGGAGAAGCACGACGTTCTGGTGAACGAGTTTCTGGCGCTGTATGGGCAATATGTGCACGCGCTCGAGCTGAACGGTTTGCGTGACTGGAAAGAGAACCGCGAGGCGGCGACTCTGGCTGGGAAATGGAATCAGCTTGTGATCAGTGGCGGCGATCGGCACGGTGTGGAACCGAATGCGAATGTGAACCTGACGCGGGCGGGGAGCTTCACTGAGTTCGTACACGAGGTGCGACGTGAGCGGCAGAGCCATGTACTCTTTATGCCGCAGTATGCCGAGCCGTGGAAGCACCGGATTCTGCAGTCGACATTGGATGCGATCCGCAACTACCCGCACTTTCCGGAGGGCTCGCGCCGCTGGGATCAGCGGGTCTATCATCCGGACGCCAACGGAGAGATTCGTCCCGTGTCTGAGCTTTGGCCCAAGGGCTATGCGCCGCGCCCGATACAGGCGGTTCTGTCGATGGTGAGGTTGATGGGCGCAGCGCCGTTGTCGGGTGGCCTTAGGATGGCGTGGAACGACAGCGTCGAGATGCAGACCACACTGGCAAAGCTGGATGCCTGAGGAGCGAAGTCAGCAGAATCGATGTGTGACCGTTTTTTGGTCCGATTTAATCTCTTCGTTCGATTGCGGAGATACTTGTTTCCGCAGGAGAAGCGCGCGGGGTAGTCTAGAGCGATGCGGGTGCCGCGGGTTGCCTACTTTCCGGACTCCTTCCATGAAGTGAACGGGGTGGCGCATACGAGTCGCAACTTTGTGGCCTATGCGGGGCGGCAAGGGCTGCCGTTTCTTTGCG
Coding sequences within:
- a CDS encoding PHP domain-containing protein; protein product: MSQSSVSYLWREPEAAKGFETGVSLHSHTNQSKETLDFISEMSKDWSVLQPVMRWAERRCKRRQSIDLNYARGYWTPPLTPSLAFDLERRQIEEKLQMQALVSITDHDDINAPMLLRSVPSSRHIPVSVEWTVPFGNTAFHIGVHNLPSATGAAWMERLAAFTALPVATREPELLREVLAELDEIPGVLVIFNHPLWDLYRVGKEKHDVLVNEFLALYGQYVHALELNGLRDWKENREAATLAGKWNQLVISGGDRHGVEPNANVNLTRAGSFTEFVHEVRRERQSHVLFMPQYAEPWKHRILQSTLDAIRNYPHFPEGSRRWDQRVYHPDANGEIRPVSELWPKGYAPRPIQAVLSMVRLMGAAPLSGGLRMAWNDSVEMQTTLAKLDA